ATGGTTGGTGCTGGCACGCCGGCGATCAAGCGGCGCTGGACGCCCGTTTCGCCGAGCGCAGCCATTTCGGCGTAAATGCGCCCGAGCGCGAGTTCGACAGTGCCGTGGTGTTTCTGCCCAAGTCCAAAGACCTGACCGATTACATCCTCAACGCCCTCGCCTCTCGTCTGGCCGGCCGTGAGCTGTACCTGGTGGGCGAAAAACGCAGCGGTATCGAAGGCGCGGCCAAGCAACTGAACCCCTTCGGCAAACCACGCAAGCTCGACAGCGCACGGCATTGCCAACTCTGGCAGGTCACCGTGGCCAATGCACCAGAAGCCAAGTCGCTGGAAAGCCTGGCCCAGACCTACGAACTGCCGTTGGCCGAAGGCCCATTGAAAGTCATCAGCCTGCCGGGCGTGTTCAGCCACGGTCGCCTGGATCGCGGTAGCGCCCTGCTGCTGGAGCATCTGGACAAACTGCCGAGCGGCCACTTGCTGGACTTCGGTTGTGGCGCGGGCGTGTTGGGGGCGGCGGTCAAGCGGCGTTATCCACACAATCAGGTCACCCTGCTCGATGTCGACGCGTTTGCCGCCGCCAGCAGTCGCCTGACCCTGGCCGCCAACGGTCTGGACGCGGAGGTGATGACCGGTGACGGCATCGATGCCGCGCCCATGGGTTTGAGCGCGATTCTGAGCAATCCACCGTTCCATGTCGGCGTACACACCGATTACTTCGCTACCGAGAACTTGCTGCGAAAAGCGGCCAAGCATCTGAAAAACGGTGGCGAACTTCGATTGGTAGCGAA
The Pseudomonas lini DNA segment above includes these coding regions:
- a CDS encoding methyltransferase, with the protein product MDPRSEVLLRQAELFQGSVLLAGLPADDLLGRLPDAHGWCWHAGDQAALDARFAERSHFGVNAPEREFDSAVVFLPKSKDLTDYILNALASRLAGRELYLVGEKRSGIEGAAKQLNPFGKPRKLDSARHCQLWQVTVANAPEAKSLESLAQTYELPLAEGPLKVISLPGVFSHGRLDRGSALLLEHLDKLPSGHLLDFGCGAGVLGAAVKRRYPHNQVTLLDVDAFAAASSRLTLAANGLDAEVMTGDGIDAAPMGLSAILSNPPFHVGVHTDYFATENLLRKAAKHLKNGGELRLVANSFLKYQPLIEEHLGTCAIKAEGQGFRIYRAKRG